A window from Canis lupus familiaris isolate Mischka breed German Shepherd chromosome 18, alternate assembly UU_Cfam_GSD_1.0, whole genome shotgun sequence encodes these proteins:
- the OR9G4 gene encoding olfactory receptor family 9 subfamily G member 4, whose product MEVGNRTILTEFILVGFSADPRWQLILFGIFLMLYLMTLSGNMTLVILIRIDSRLHTPMYFFIGNLSFLDFWYTSVYTPKILANCVSEDKRISLAGCGAQLFFSCVVAYTECYLLAAMAYDRYAAICNPLLYSSMMSNSLCTGLVAGSYLGGLLNAIAHTANTFRLSFCGKNIIDHFFCDAPPLVKMSCTDTHVYEKVLLGVVGFTVLSSILAILVSYCNILLAILRIRSASGRRKAFSTCASHLISVMLFYGSLLFMYSRPSSTYSLERDKVAALFYTVVNPLLNPLIYSLRNKDVKEAFWKATQTIRLQR is encoded by the coding sequence ATGGAAGTAGGAAACCGTACCATTCTGACTGAATTCATCTTGGTGGGCTTCTCAGCAGACCCACGGTGGCAGCTGATTCTATTTGGAATATTTCTGATGCTCTATTTGATGACTTTGTCAGGGAACATGACCCTGGTTATCCTAATCCGAATTGATTCCCGCCTGCACACCCCTATGTACTTCTTCATTGGCAATTTGTCCTTTTTGGATTTTTGGTACACTTCTGTGTATACTCCCAAAATCTTGGCTAATTGTGTCTCAGAAGATAAACGTATTTCCTTGGCTGGATGTGGAGCCCAGTTGTTCTTTTCCTGTGTTGTAGCCTACACAGAATGCTATCTCCTAGCCGCCATGGCATATGACCGGTATGCAGCAATCTGTAACCCATTGCTTTATTCAAGTATGATGTCCAATTCTCTCTGTACTGGGCTTGTTGCTGGCTCCTACTTAGGAGGACTTTTGAATGCCATAGCCCATACTGCTAACACTTTCCGCTTGAGTTTCTGTGGTAAAAATATCATTGACCACTTCTTCTGTGATGCACCACCATTGGTAAAAATGTCTTGTACAGATACCCATGTCTATGAAAAAGTCCTCCTGGGTGTGGTGGGCTTCACAGTCCTCTCCAGCATTCTTGCCATCCTGGTTTCCTATTGCAACATCCTTCTGGCTATCCTGAGGATCCGCTCGGCTTCAGGAAGGCGCaaagccttctccacctgtgCTTCACACCTCATTTCGGTCATGCTCTTCTATGGATCCTTGCTCTTCATGTATTCAAGGCCAAGTTCCACCTACTCCCTGGAGAGAGACAAAGTGGCTGCTCTGTTCTACACTGTGGTCAACCCATTGCTCAACCCTCTCATCTATAGCCTGAGAAACAAAGACGTCAAAGAGGCCTTCTGGAAAGCAACACAAACCATAAGGCTGCAGAGATGA
- the OR9G3 gene encoding olfactory receptor family 9 subfamily G member 3, producing MERGNHTVTEFILVGFTTDPVMQLVLFMVFLGVYSLTVVANATLIVLICNDSRLHTPMYFFIGNLSFLDVWYSSVYTPKILMTCISEDKSISFAGCVCQFFFSAGLAYSECYLLAAMAYDRYAAISNPLLYAQTMSSRLCICLVVYSYTGGFVNAIILTSNTFTLDFCGDNVIDDFFCDVPPLVKLACDVKESYQAVLYFLLASNVITPTALILASYVFIIAAILRIRSTQGRRKAFSTCSSHLVSVTLYYGSILYIYSRPSSSYSLERDKMVSTFYTVLFPMLNPMIYSLRNKDVKEALKKLIWLTQSDV from the coding sequence ATGGAGAGAGGCAATCATACAGTGACTGAGTTCATCCTGGTGGGCTTCACGACAGACCCAGTGATGCAGCTGGTCCTGTTTATGGTATTCCTTGGCGTGTACTCTCTGACTGTGGTAGCAAACGCCACCCTCATAGTTTTGATCTGTAATGACTCCCGGCTGCACACAcccatgtattttttcattgggAATCTATCTTTTCTGGATGTCTGGTATTCCTCTGTCTACACACCAAAGATCCTCATGACCTGTATCTCTGAAGACAAAAGCATCTCCTTTGCTGGCTGTGTATGTCAGTTCTTCTTCTCTGCTGGGTTGGCATATAGTGAGTGTTACCTGTTGGCCGCCATGGCTTACGACCGCTATGCAGCCATTTCCAACCCCCTGCTGTATGCTCAGACAATGTCAAGTAGACTGTGCATCTGTTTGGTTGTATACTCTTATACTGGTGGTTTTGTCAATGCAATAATACTTACCAGTAACACATTCACATTGGATTTTTGTGGTGACAATGTCATCGACGATTTTTTCTGTGATGTCCCACCACTGGTGAAATTGGCATGTGATGTGAAGGAGAGCTATCAGGCTGTGCTGTACTTCCTTCTGGCCTCCAATGTCATCACTCCCACGGCGCTCATCCTTGCTTCCTATGTGTTCATCATTGCTGCCATCTTGAGGATCCGCTCCACCCAGGGCCGTCGCAAGGCCTTCTCCACATGCTCCTCCCACCTGGTCTCAGTCACTTTGTACTATGGCTCCATTCTCTACATCTACTCTCGCCCAAGTTCCAGCTATTCCCTTGAGAGGGACAAAATGGTATCAACATTTTATACTGTGCTATTCCCCATGTTGAACCCCATGATCTATAGTCTAAGGAATAAGGATGTGAAAGAAGCTCTGAAAAAGCTCATCTGGTTAACACAATCAGATGTCTAA